The Mustela erminea isolate mMusErm1 chromosome 6, mMusErm1.Pri, whole genome shotgun sequence genome includes a region encoding these proteins:
- the LOC116593272 gene encoding protein mago nashi homolog isoform X5, with product MSMASDFYLRYYVGHKGKFGHEFLEFEFRPDGKLRYANNSNYKNDVMIRKEAYVHKSVMEELKRIIDDSEITKEDDALWPPPDRVGRQELEIVIGDEHISFTTSKIGSLIDVNQSKDPEGLRVFYYLVQDLKCLVFSLIGLHFKIKPI from the exons ATGTCGATGGCCAGCGATTTCTACCTGCGCTACTATGTAGGGCACAAGGGCAAGTTTGGACACGAGTTTCTGGAGTTCGAGTTTCGGCCAGACG GAAAGCTTAGATATGCCAACAACAGCAATTACAAAAATGATGTCATGATCAGAAAGGAG GCTTATGTGCATAAGAGTGTAATGGAGGAACTGAAGAGGATTATTGATGACAGTGAAATTACAAAAGAAGATGATGCATTGTGGCCTCCCCCTGACAGAGTTGGCCGACAG gagcTGGAAATTGTAATTGGAGATGAACACATTTCTTTTACCACATCCAAAATAGGTTCTCTTATTGATGTAAATCAGTCAAA ggatCCTGAAGGCCTTCGAGTATTTTACTATTTGGTGCAGGACCTGAAATGTTTAGTTTTTAGTCTTATTGGATTACATTTCAAGATTAAACCGATCTAA
- the LOC116593272 gene encoding protein mago nashi homolog isoform X2, translated as MTSLPGARRQVGRALGWLQRGKNVDGQRFLPALLCRAQGQVWTRVSGVRVSARRSFCCYRVNFFPLPTGKLRYANNSNYKNDVMIRKEAYVHKSVMEELKRIIDDSEITKEDDALWPPPDRVGRQELEIVIGDEHISFTTSKIGSLIDVNQSKDPEGLRVFYYLVQDLKCLVFSLIGLHFKIKPI; from the exons ATGACGTCACTACCAGGCGCCCGGCGGCAAGTTGGCCGGGCCTTGGGCTGGCTTCAGCGGGGCAAAAATGTCGATGGCCAGCGATTTCTACCTGCGCTACTATGTAGGGCACAAGGGCAAGTTTGGACACGAGTTTCTGGAGTTCGAGTTTCGGCCAGACG cagtttttgCTGTTATAGAGTGAATTTTTTTCCGCTCCCCACAGGAAAGCTTAGATATGCCAACAACAGCAATTACAAAAATGATGTCATGATCAGAAAGGAG GCTTATGTGCATAAGAGTGTAATGGAGGAACTGAAGAGGATTATTGATGACAGTGAAATTACAAAAGAAGATGATGCATTGTGGCCTCCCCCTGACAGAGTTGGCCGACAG gagcTGGAAATTGTAATTGGAGATGAACACATTTCTTTTACCACATCCAAAATAGGTTCTCTTATTGATGTAAATCAGTCAAA ggatCCTGAAGGCCTTCGAGTATTTTACTATTTGGTGCAGGACCTGAAATGTTTAGTTTTTAGTCTTATTGGATTACATTTCAAGATTAAACCGATCTAA
- the LOC116593272 gene encoding protein mago nashi homolog 2 isoform X3 translates to MSMASDFYLRYYVGHKGKFGHEFLEFEFRPDGRKSTGGETRKEFISERPASGRRWTSISKTVSKMPKIGAKTNVGKGKLRYANNSNYKNDVMIRKEAYVHKSVMEELKRIIDDSEITKEDDALWPPPDRVGRQELEIVIGDEHISFTTSKIGSLIDVNQSNFLSALWSRGGAVNF, encoded by the exons ATGTCGATGGCCAGCGATTTCTACCTGCGCTACTATGTAGGGCACAAGGGCAAGTTTGGACACGAGTTTCTGGAGTTCGAGTTTCGGCCAGACG gcagaaaaTCTACTGGTGGTGagacaagaaaggaatttatttcagagaggccAGCATCGGGAAGACGGTGGACTAGCAtctcaaagactgtctccaaaaTGCCAAAAATAGGTGCCAAAACAAATGTGGGCAAAG GAAAGCTTAGATATGCCAACAACAGCAATTACAAAAATGATGTCATGATCAGAAAGGAG GCTTATGTGCATAAGAGTGTAATGGAGGAACTGAAGAGGATTATTGATGACAGTGAAATTACAAAAGAAGATGATGCATTGTGGCCTCCCCCTGACAGAGTTGGCCGACAG gagcTGGAAATTGTAATTGGAGATGAACACATTTCTTTTACCACATCCAAAATAGGTTCTCTTATTGATGTAAATCAGTCAAA
- the LOC116593272 gene encoding protein mago nashi homolog isoform X1, with protein sequence MSMASDFYLRYYVGHKGKFGHEFLEFEFRPDGRKSTGGETRKEFISERPASGRRWTSISKTVSKMPKIGAKTNVGKGKLRYANNSNYKNDVMIRKEAYVHKSVMEELKRIIDDSEITKEDDALWPPPDRVGRQELEIVIGDEHISFTTSKIGSLIDVNQSKDPEGLRVFYYLVQDLKCLVFSLIGLHFKIKPI encoded by the exons ATGTCGATGGCCAGCGATTTCTACCTGCGCTACTATGTAGGGCACAAGGGCAAGTTTGGACACGAGTTTCTGGAGTTCGAGTTTCGGCCAGACG gcagaaaaTCTACTGGTGGTGagacaagaaaggaatttatttcagagaggccAGCATCGGGAAGACGGTGGACTAGCAtctcaaagactgtctccaaaaTGCCAAAAATAGGTGCCAAAACAAATGTGGGCAAAG GAAAGCTTAGATATGCCAACAACAGCAATTACAAAAATGATGTCATGATCAGAAAGGAG GCTTATGTGCATAAGAGTGTAATGGAGGAACTGAAGAGGATTATTGATGACAGTGAAATTACAAAAGAAGATGATGCATTGTGGCCTCCCCCTGACAGAGTTGGCCGACAG gagcTGGAAATTGTAATTGGAGATGAACACATTTCTTTTACCACATCCAAAATAGGTTCTCTTATTGATGTAAATCAGTCAAA ggatCCTGAAGGCCTTCGAGTATTTTACTATTTGGTGCAGGACCTGAAATGTTTAGTTTTTAGTCTTATTGGATTACATTTCAAGATTAAACCGATCTAA
- the LOC116593272 gene encoding protein mago nashi homolog 2 isoform X4, translated as MSMASDFYLRYYVGHKGKFGHEFLEFEFRPDGRKSTGGETRKEFISERPASGRRWTSISKTVSKMPKIGAKTNVGKGKLRYANNSNYKNDVMIRKEAYVHKSVMEELKRIIDDSEITKEDDALWPPPDRVGRQELEIVIGDEHISFTTSKIGSLIDVNQSNPQI; from the exons ATGTCGATGGCCAGCGATTTCTACCTGCGCTACTATGTAGGGCACAAGGGCAAGTTTGGACACGAGTTTCTGGAGTTCGAGTTTCGGCCAGACG gcagaaaaTCTACTGGTGGTGagacaagaaaggaatttatttcagagaggccAGCATCGGGAAGACGGTGGACTAGCAtctcaaagactgtctccaaaaTGCCAAAAATAGGTGCCAAAACAAATGTGGGCAAAG GAAAGCTTAGATATGCCAACAACAGCAATTACAAAAATGATGTCATGATCAGAAAGGAG GCTTATGTGCATAAGAGTGTAATGGAGGAACTGAAGAGGATTATTGATGACAGTGAAATTACAAAAGAAGATGATGCATTGTGGCCTCCCCCTGACAGAGTTGGCCGACAG gagcTGGAAATTGTAATTGGAGATGAACACATTTCTTTTACCACATCCAAAATAGGTTCTCTTATTGATGTAAATCAGTCAAA